The stretch of DNA ttgatatgcattatgtaaagtaggaggcaggtcactgaaggatcaatgacctgtcataagccaatacaatGAATAccgtatgtaagcagagcaccacaaagcCCGGCTCACAGGCCGCCACAGagcaatctcattaactgaaaactgcacatgcagattaaacaaccacaagacagatttcatcaaccaaggtatcattttaattaaaataatggtgccaacctgacactgtctgtagtttactgagcacaatactGCTGACAGGCTttaatgaatttggcacctctTATAACTTGCCTGTGCCTTTGCCATAAATGTTTCTCCAGTCAGGGACTAGAGTACATTTCTGAAACAATTTGCACCAAAGTGACGTAAACTTTGATGAATTTGTCTGGTGCGCCTTGCCACGTCCCATCCCGCTCCAGCTCTGTCCATTTTGACAAAGCCGGCCCGGTATTTATGTAAAAATGAcacaagtcacaacatttttgggcAACTTCTAGTTGAGCAAACATTTTGCGACATTTGAAGGTGTGTTAAGAAGAAACGCCTTCATGAATAGAGCTCAATGATCTCTAAGCCAAATAGTTTGGAACTCCAGTGGATTagttttacctgcactgatacattgtaacaaacacaGGACATCTAGAGAAATACCTAATATGGCTGATTTGTATTTGATTAACAGAGATTTATGAGATACAATGCTAAAACTCAGAAAAATTTGGTCTGTACAAGGTTTCAGTTTCTGGATTTTGGCAAGGATATCCTCCACTGACACAAAGAATTGCAATACAAAGTACCGTAAATCAGAAAGTTGCAGAACTTCTCATCAGAGTGAACCTCCCTTTTTTAACAATGAGCGGAACACTGGGCCACTATTACCATGGACGCTCTCATGCTCCAGGAGCTTCTATCTCTGGACTTGAGTTGTAGGTCACActacagtgcactatatggcagctttCTTATAAAACACTGTTGGCCGGCATGAGATTTAGCCTTTTCAAACAATGTAACAGCACTTAGCGGGTTAAACATGAATAATGTGGAATCATTTCAGAAGAGAGAGGTCAGCACTGTGCTTTCCTGACCTTGCATTCAAGCAGCTAATCTACAGCATGAGCTTCGCACACTCAGAGCCCAGGAATTTTCATTTATTGCATATGGCCAGATCTGCACTAACCGAATGACTCCTTCCTTTACTAAGCCTGTGAAACAAAGTATAGCTGTGAGCAGGAAAAAGTCATCAGGAACAAAAGGCTCACTGCAAAATTGTCCCACtgccaatgagctggaccacccaaACTCTTGACCATTATCTTTCTTCAGACACCCAATTCCCTGCATTACCACAAATACAACTCTCTTGGACATCCGCACAAACGTCTGAATTATTTACAGATTACATATTTGGCATAACCTAGCTGGAGGATTCTATTATTTAGCATAACCTGGCTGGAGGATTCTATTCTCTTGCATGGTTAAATAGGTGCAATCAATGCATCGGTAGTGCAAAACAAAACTGCATGCAAGCAACTGTCTGGTTCTGGTCCTGCCTGCCCTGTTATGGGCTATTGCACTGACCTATGACAGGCTTGATCTGGACCACTATCTAGGTCATAAAGATTACTGCTGCAAAAAGTAAAAATTTGGACTCAACACTTAGTACTGGAAAGTAGTAGGTTGCAAGCAGGGGCAGgcaatcattggtgcaacctgtgcagctacaCAAAGACCCAAGAGGtacggctcctttcacactagcgtcggattcggcccgtcgcattgcgtcgggccgagattccgacgctagcatttgttgtgccgcacaacgggtgcagcggatgcatttctccggcacatccgctgccccattgtgaggtgcggggaggtgggggcggagttccggccacgcatgcgcggtcagaaaaagcggtccgtcggctgcaaaaaacgttacatttaacgttttttgctcccagcggtccgccacaacacggcgcaaccgtcacaagacggttgcgacgtgtgtcaatatgtcacaatgcgtcggtaatgtaactatggggcaaaaacgcatcctgcaaacaactttgcaggatgcgttttttcccctaaacgacgcattgcgacgtattaaaaaaaacgccagtttgAAAGTACCCTAAGGAGGCCACAATCAATTTCTGTCATAGACAGAGTATTGGACTGCAAAGGACTCctatacttttgaggcacagaggCTCTTTTCTGTGTCCACCACTGTTTGCAAGTACAATATAATGTCATATTTTGCATTACCTATTTCAAGGAGGTGTTGTAGTTGGCAAAAGAAAAACACATTTAAGTTTTATGAGCATTTCACTACTTTAACTTTGCAAAACAAAATACACAAAACTTTTGATTTTTAAATAAGTCATATATTACAGTAGCGGCCAGGACCACTTTGTCAATTACAATACAGGTAAAAATATTCCATTTACTCTCAGATACATGGAGTCCATTGTCGCAGAGTAACTACAATATAACATTCAGGGCATGGTAATAAACATTGACTCCAGCATTATATTCTCATGTTCGAAGCCGAGATCTTTACCTTGCTGGAACAAACAGAGCTTGTAACTTGGAGACTAACAGGACATGTAACTAAAGGAATAATGAGGATGTATtatttaccttggctgaagtgcgGGGCTGCTAAAGAGTTTACAAACCTCAAAAAAATCAGCTCAGGGCAGACTGACCATTGAAGTGTAAGGGCCTACAGTCACCATGTATAAATGTATAATATAGAAGTGACAATGCTACTCAACTATATATAAAGGGCCCATTATCTTGTATGCCTGGAAACCCATATACCCTTATGGTCCCTAATGCTACAGCATTAAGATTAATAGCACATGAACATAATTAAAATtttgcatatattaaaaaaaaatgcaaagaaaacgaAGGGGTTTTCTTCTGGGCTTGTCAGAGTCAGCCTTGTATTTTGTAAAGCTTGTGCAACAAAGATACCATGGGACCTTTTCAATAAATCTAGCACAATCCAACAGTAGAGTCCCAGGGGTCGGTAGGATGTGTTGGCCTCTAATGTGCAAATAGAAAAgtgataaatattggaaagtttagAGATAAAGATCTTTTGATAAAGGGGAGACCTTGTGACATCAGGTCCTACTGAGAACCCTGAGTGTGGTATTTGGTAATGTCAGCTATACCAAGGACTCACAGACTGGTGTGGAGTCAGAGTCCTGACTGTGCATGGAGCTTAATCCTGTGTCTGAATCCTCATCATTCCCCTCAGAAGTAGGACATTGGCCCAAGTCTTTTTCAATCCAAACTCCCGAGCCCTCACTACATGTCCTCTCTACAACCTGTGAGCAACTAGGCCTGAGCTCCTCACATGTATCCTGTGTCTCCGACACGTCTAAGGCACCAAGGTTGTCCAAAAGACTTTGTAATTCTTTCTCCTTTTCATTCCATACTTCTTGGGAATAATCCAAATCCGCCTTGATAGCCTCCAGGTCCGTGTTCAACCTCAGTCCTATGTAGAGACTGGCACTGAGCTCAGTTTTAACCCTCTCCTGCTGAAGGAGCAATTCATTTTCACATTCCCCCTCATCTGCAATTGTTGTAGTAGGTTCTTGATCTTTTGAGGACAGCTCATCCTGACGCCTATCCATCCATCTTTTATTTAGTTCCTCTTGGATCTGGATGGTAATTTCCTCAATCAAAGCCTCCTGTTGGGTTATTTGATCTTGCAGCATTAAGATTCCCTCACATTTCCGAGCATAGTTCTCAAAGTCTACAAAAAGTTCTTCTTCGGGACATTTGTCTTCTGTCTTGATGTCACAACAACCCTTATCGGGAACAACACCAACCAAATATGTGTCTTGGACATAATTAACACCATGTCTTTTCATCCTGTCAAAATGAATTTTAGCCTCATACCGCTCTATGTCCCTGTCCAGATCCTTAACCCTCTGCACCTGCTGTCGGATGGTGTGATCCTGGGACAGAACTAGGTGGACCAGAGTTTCCATCTTCTCCACTGCAGTGGACTCTTTGGACAAAGTTTCTTGCCTCCTTTTGTTCATCTTGGCCAACTTTCGGAAAGCTTTCCTTACCACCCTGCGTTGTCT from Ranitomeya imitator isolate aRanImi1 chromosome 9, aRanImi1.pri, whole genome shotgun sequence encodes:
- the RASSF10 gene encoding ras association domain-containing protein 10: MESEEEWKISVWLCEEEKLVSGLTRRTTCSDVVKVLLDDHNQKQSVEGSMMLAPAHSYCIVEKWRGFERILPNKTKILRLWTAWGEEQENVRFVLVKNEAFLPNIGPRSAEAKVVLSRESPCPFKGATKATMDLNQERQRRVVRKAFRKLAKMNKRRQETLSKESTAVEKMETLVHLVLSQDHTIRQQVQRVKDLDRDIERYEAKIHFDRMKRHGVNYVQDTYLVGVVPDKGCCDIKTEDKCPEEELFVDFENYARKCEGILMLQDQITQQEALIEEITIQIQEELNKRWMDRRQDELSSKDQEPTTTIADEGECENELLLQQERVKTELSASLYIGLRLNTDLEAIKADLDYSQEVWNEKEKELQSLLDNLGALDVSETQDTCEELRPSCSQVVERTCSEGSGVWIEKDLGQCPTSEGNDEDSDTGLSSMHSQDSDSTPVCESLV